GCCGGAGAAACGCTGGCTCACCATCGGCATGATCGCCGGCTGGATCAGCAAGGAGGACTTCCTCGCGAATCATGATCCGAAACGCTGGGCGGTAAACAAGAAGGCCGAGCAAGGTTAAAGCTACCCCCTCTCCGTGCTGCGAGCGTGGAGAGGGGATTTTTCTGTCTCATCCATGTCCCTCGAAGAGCTCAAACGACGCATCGACGTCATCGAAGAGGCTTACGAGTTCATGCTGGCCTACGCCGCACAGGGGCTCGAGGGCGACGAGGCGTCGAAATCGGGCGGCCAGCTCAGGGACTTCCTCGCCAAGAGCGACCATGCCATGGACGGGCTCGCCGCCGTTTTTCGTCGAGTAGTGGCGAGCCAAGGGCTCGAGCCGGGAAGCAGCTTCGATGGCTTCATCGATGTCCTCGAGCAAGACGCCTCCAGAGCTCGGGCAGCCGTCAGACTCACGCTCGACCAACCTTCGATCAGCTCCCAGCTCGTCGACAACCTCAACGCCTCGATCCATGTGAGAACACTCCTGACCGACATCTTTCTCGTCGACGAGATCATCAAGAAGAGGCTCGCGGGAAAATAGATCATCGCGCGATCCATCTTGTCGTCAAGAACCAGTCCTGATCCTCGAAGCCCGTTTCTGTGCTCCGAACCTTAGCTACGCGCCCGGGTTTGGTGGAAGGCTATCAATAATATTCTGCAATTCGGGCTCGATAGGCATGCGCTTGAACATGCTAATGTCGGTGCCCCCCGTATTGCCTACCGGGACAACCCCCACCGCCGAACCGAGCATACCCAAAACAATGCGTACGATTTGCCCCAAGGCGGCGGTGACCCGCCTTCTCCGAACCTCGACCGTAAGCATCAACCAGTGCGATATCGCATGGGGTACGACGAAGGCCTGACCGATGATGTGGGCACGCTCGAGGTGAGAAAAGCTAGCCTCGAGTTCGCCTTTAGCGATGAGTTCCTTGGCCAGGGCGATCTCGTTGGCGAAGGCGACGTTTTGAACAGGATTCATAAATTGCTCTCCATTGCTCACGTTCACGAAAACTCTGAACCCATGAGAGGGCTTCGTCAGCTTGATCCCCTTGTTATCCGGTTGAAATGGCACGCTTCCCGCCGCGCCGAACAGCAGACGCGTCACGTAGCGCAATTAGCCTTCGCGCACAGTCTTCTGGCCGACGAACCGCTGGCAAGGTTGTCGCCCATCCGTATCCTGCAACGTTGAGATCCCCTACGTTCCAGAGCTGCCCCAATAGCGGGCGCGTAACTTGAACGTCACGCACTTCCGAAATGGGCAAAGATTCGTAGAGGTTGCCCAAAACGCCACGCCTAACGACGAGTGACCCTCCCTTCACGAATGTACGGTGGTGCCAAAGCTCCACCGTCACCGCCAGTACGACCGGCACCAGAAGGATGAGTGAACTGGCGAACGCTTGATAGCTACCGATGGTCTGCAGAGCGAGCAGGAGCGCCATACCCGTGATTAACCCCACCAAAGCTGAGCGCCACGGGGCGATCTGAAGACCGACTGCGCAAGCATAGAAACTACCCAGTCCGTTGAAGAGCACCGCCAACAGCAAGGCCTGGCGAACCTCCAATACGATGTTGGGCTCCGTACCCCCGGACGTCACGACCCTGCGCCTAAACTCGTGCACTGCATCTGGGCCACGGCCTTATAACGTCGTGGATGAGTGGCGTGGCCAAGCCTGACGTTGTGGCACGGCCCGACACGGAGGATACGCATTCTCATTCGGCGTTCAACGTTCCCGAAGAGGCCACGTCCACTCGATCCGCTAGTTATGACTCCAGAATCGATGAGACCTGGCCGCGGAGTTCCGGAACCCGATTCTGGATCACGTCCCAGACCAGTTCGTAGTCTACGCCGAAGTAGTCGTGAATCAAGCGATCACGCATACCGGCCATGACGCGCCATTCGACGCCTGGGTATTGCGAGCGAAACTCCTCGGGGACCTTCTTTGCCGCTTCGCCAATGATCTCTAGACTTCGGACAAATGCACCTTGGAGCGTGCCGTTCGCCGTGAACTCTTCCAGGGTCAACGCACCGCTCTCTCCAATGAGGTCGTCCACCTCCACCAAGATGTGGCGAAGGTAGTCACGCGGCTCGAAGGACATCCTGCGCTTCGGCCAAG
This portion of the Vicinamibacteria bacterium genome encodes:
- a CDS encoding DUF3703 domain-containing protein; the protein is MTRLLFGAAGSVPFQPDNKGIKLTKPSHGFRVFVNVSNGEQFMNPVQNVAFANEIALAKELIAKGELEASFSHLERAHIIGQAFVVPHAISHWLMLTVEVRRRRVTAALGQIVRIVLGMLGSAVGVVPVGNTGGTDISMFKRMPIEPELQNIIDSLPPNPGA
- a CDS encoding DUF86 domain-containing protein gives rise to the protein MSFEPRDYLRHILVEVDDLIGESGALTLEEFTANGTLQGAFVRSLEIIGEAAKKVPEEFRSQYPGVEWRVMAGMRDRLIHDYFGVDYELVWDVIQNRVPELRGQVSSILES